From the genome of Gemmatimonadota bacterium, one region includes:
- a CDS encoding TonB-dependent receptor, with the protein AEVKFDLNRDGAVDRKDKNLEPPRAPTWTYSLDLLYTLDIGSRYRLVSRINYAYRDKEYNTDSNLGFNRQLKMLKAGMDLHINDGQWVVGL; encoded by the coding sequence ATGCCGAGGTGAAATTCGACCTGAACCGCGATGGCGCGGTGGACCGTAAAGACAAGAACCTGGAACCGCCGCGCGCGCCGACCTGGACGTATAGCTTGGATTTGCTCTACACGCTGGATATCGGCAGCCGCTACCGGTTGGTCTCTCGGATCAATTACGCCTACCGGGACAAGGAATACAACACCGACAGCAATCTCGGTTTCAACCGACAGTTGAAAATGCTGAAGGCTGGCATGGACCTGCATATCAACGACGGCCAGTGGGTGGTCGGTCTGTAA